A stretch of DNA from Microbacterium sp. LWS13-1.2:
GCTTCCGCCATCGTCCTCGCCGGCTGCGCCGGCGGCAACGACGACGCCGGCAGCGAAGACGGCGAGATCACGCTGACCCTGGCGACCTTCAACGACTTCGGCTACGACGATGAACTCCTCCAGGAGTACATGGACGAGAACCCGAACGTGAAGATCGTCCACAACAAGGCGGCCATCACCGACGACGCCCGTACGAACTTCTTCGCGAAGCTCGGCAAGGAAGGCCTCGCCGACATCGAGGCCGTCGAGGTCGACTGGTTCGCCGAGGCCATGCAGTACTCCGACCTGCTCGCCGAGGTGCCCGACAGCGCCAAGGGCCGCTGGGTCGAATGGAAGGAAGAGGCCGCGACGGATGCCGATGGGCGTCTCGTGGGCTTCGGCACCGACATCGGACCGCAGGCGGTCTGCTACCGCGCCGACCTGTTCGCCGCCGCCGGCCTGCCCTCGACGCCGGACGAGGTCGCCTCGGCGATCGACGGCGACTGGGACACCTTCTTCGACCTGGCCGACCAGTACAAGGCTGCGACCGGCAAGCCGATGCTCGACTCCGCCAACTCGGCGTTCCAGGGCATCGTCAACCAGGTCGAGTTCCCGTACGACGAGCCCGACGGCACCGTGGTCGCGACCTCCAACCCGGAGATCGAGGCGGCCTACAACCTCGTCGTCGAGCGCGGCATCCCGAACTCGGCCTACTCGGGCCAGTGGTCGGACGACTGGAACGCCTCGATGGCCAACGGTGAGTTCGCTGCCATGCTGTGCCCGCCGTGGATGCTCGGCATCATCTCGGGCAACGCACCCGAGGTCACCGGCTGGGAGATCGCGAACGCGTTCCCCAACGGCGGCGGCAACTGGGGTGGCTCGTACCTGACCGTCCCGGCGAACGGCAAGAACGTCGAGGCGGCTCTCGCCCTCGCCGACTGGCTGACCGCTCCGGAGCAGCAGGAGAAGACCTTCGTCAACGTCGGCGCGTTCCCGAGCGCGGTCGACGCGCAGGCCGCTCCGTCGATCACGGACTCGACCAACGAGTACTACGCCGACGCCCCGACCGGCTCGATCTTCGCCGACCGCTCCGAGGCGATCACGGTCACGCCGTACAAGAGCGCGGACTACTTCAAGTACAACACCGCGCTGCAGGACGCCATCACGCGAGTCTTCGACGGTGTCGAGGACGCGCAGACCTCGTGGGACACCTACGTCGCCGAAGTCGAAGCATTCTGATCGGTCGACGATGACGATCGTGTCCGCTCGCCGGACGTGATCTGACATCACCAGTGGAGTGCGTGCGGGTCCCCGCGGCCCGCACGCACTCCGCCTCCAGCGCCCACTCTCCACCCGGATCGGAGCCCCCCGGTGACCTCGACCGCAACCCGCCCCACGGCATCGGGGCCGGACGATCGGCCCAAGCCCGAACGCGCGCCGCGCGTGCTGTCCTTCTCCCATCGCATGAGCCGCTGGGACCTGAAGGTCTCGCCCTACCTCTACATCTCGCCGTTCTTCATCCTGTTCGCGATCGTGGGACTCTTCCCGATCGTCTACACGGCGGTCATCTCGTTCCAGGAGTGGGACCTCGTCCGCAACTCCGGCACGTTCGTCGGCTTCGACCAGTACATCTGGATCCTGTCGCAGGCCGACTTCTGGGTCGCGCTGCGCAACACGTTCAGCATCTTCCTGCTGTCGTCGGTGCCGCAGATCGTGCTCGCCCTGTTCATCGCGGCGATGCTCGACCGCAACATCCGGGCCAAGACCTTCTGGCGGATGAGCGTCCTGCTCCCGTACGTCATGGCCCCGGTCGCCGTCGCGTTGATCTTCAGCAACATGTTCGGCGACAACCACGGTCTGGTGAACAACATCCTCACCAGCGTCGGACTGGACCCGATCGCGTGGCACAAGGATCCGTTCTGGAGCCACATCGCCATCGCGACGATGGTCAACTTCCGCTGGACGGGCTACAACGCCCTGATCCTGCTCGCCGCCATGCAGGCCGTGCCGCGCGAGTACTACGAGGCCGCCACCGTCGACGGCGCCAACGCGTTCCGCCAGTTCTGGAGCATCACGCTCCCGTCGCTGAAGCCGACGCTCATCTTCGTGGTCATCACCTCGACGATCGGCGGCCTGCAGATCTTCGACGAGCCGCGCATGTTCGACACCTTCGGCCGCGGCGGCGCCGCCAACCAGTGGCTGACGATCACGCTGTACCTCTACAACATCGGCTGGGGCGAGTTCAACTTCGGCCGCGCCGCAGCCCTGGCGTGGATCCTGTTCATCATCATCCTCGCCATCGGCCTGATCAACCTCGGCATCACCCGTCGCCTCGTGCGCGACGAGGGCGGTCGCGGCGTCATCCAGCGCCGCCGTCGCCGGAAGGGAGCCCAGCAGTGAGCGCCATCAGCACCCCGCCTCTCGCCGTCGTCGAGGAGAACCTCCCCAACGCGCGTCGCAACCGGCGCACCACCAAGATCCGCGGCGTCCGCGCCGGGTTCTGGGTGTACCTCGGCCTCGGAGTCGTCATCGTCTCGGCGATCTTCCCCTACTACTGGTCGTTCCTGATCGGCTCGGGCGACGCCACCACGATCAACGACCCGAACATGTCGTGGCTGCCGGGCGGCAACTTCATCGCCAACGCGCTGGCGGTCGTCAACGACCCGGCCGTCAACTTCTGGCTGGCGCTGTGGAACTCCATCTTCAGCTCGACCGTGATCGCGGCATCCGTCGTCATCTTCTCGACGCTCGCCGGCTGGGCGTTCGCGAAGCTGCGCTTTCCGGGCGGCAAGTGGCTGCTGGCCTTCGTGGTTGCCACGATGGCCGTGCCCATGCAGCTCGGCGTGGTGCCGCTGTACCTCCTGTTCTCGGACCTCGGCTGGACCGGCCAGATCGGCGCCATCATCATCCCCGCGCTCACCAGCGCGTTCGGGGTGTTCTGGATGACGCAGTACCTGTCGCAGACCGTGCCGGACGAGCTCATCGAGGCGGCGCGCGTGGACGGGGCCTCCATGATCCGCACGTTCTGGACGGTCGGCGTCACCGCGGCCCGTCCCGCGGCCGCGATGCTGTTCCTCTTCACCTTCGTCGGCGCGTGGAACCAGTTCTTCTGGCCGTTCATCGTGCTCGACCGCCAGAGCCCTACCCTGCCGGTCGCGCTCTCGCTGCTGCAGTCCAACTACTTCGTGGACTACTCCATCGTGCTGGCCGGCGTGCTGCTCGCCACGATCCCGCTGCTCATCCTGTTCGCCCTCGCGGGCAAGCAGCTGGTGAGTGGAATCATGGCCGGTGCCGTCAAGGGCTAGGCCTTCCGCCTCCGCTCGGCCTCAGTCATCCTGAACTCAATGCATCCAGAGAGGACCTCCCCCCTCATGACGACCGCGATCCCGCGCGCCTTCCCGTCGGACTTCCTGTTCGGCGCCGCGACCGCCGCCTTCCAGATCGAGGGCGCCGCCCACGAGGACGGCCGCCGTGACTCCATCTGGGACGCCTTCTGCCGTGTGCCGGGCGCGGTCATCAACGGCGACAACGGCGACGTGGCGTGCGACCACTATCACCGCTACGCCGGCGACGTGGCGCTCATGAAGCACCTGGGCCTGCAGACGTACCGCTTCTCGACGTCGTGGTCGCGCGTGCGGCCCGACGGCGGCGCGGTCAACCCGCAGGGCGTCGACTTCTACAAGCGGCTGACCGACGAGCTGCTGGATGCCGGCATCCTGCCGTGGCTGACGCTCTACCACTGGGACCTGCCGCAGGCGCTGCAGGAGCAGGGCGGCTGGGCCAACCGCGACACGGCCGACCTGTTCACCGAGTACGCGCTGACGATGCACGACGCGCTGGGCGACCGGGTGAACGTGTGGACGACGCTCAACGAGCCGTGGTGCTCGTCGTTCCTGAGCTACACCGCCGGCCTGCACGCGCCGGGTCACTACAGCGTCGAAGAGGGCGTCCTGGCCGCGCACCACCTGCTGCTCGGTCACGGGCAGGCCGTGCGCGAGCTGCGGGCGCGCGACGCGTCGCTCAAGCTCGGCATCACGCTGAACCTGACGGTCGCCGAGCCGGTCGACGCGAACGACCCGGCCGACGCCGACGCCGCGCGCCGCATCGACGGCCAGTTCAACCGCTGGTTCCTCGACCCGATCTTCCGCGCCGAATACCCGGCCGACGTCGTCGAGGACATCCGGAAGGTGGATGCCGCGGCGGTCGCCGCATGGGAGTCCGCCGTGCGTCCGGGCGACCTCGAGACGATCGCGACGCCGATCGACACCCTCGGCGTCAACTACTACCACGGCGAGTACGTGGGCGGCCACGAGCCGGTGAACCCGCCGATCGGCGGCGACGCGCCGACCGACCGCCCGGGCCGCTCGCCGTACCCCTCGCACGAAGGCATCTTCTGGCACGAGCGCGGCCTTGCCCGCACCCCCATGCAGTGGGAGGTGCAGCCCGAGGGCCTCACCACGCTGCTGCACCGGGTGTGGGACGAGTACGCGCAGTCGGCCTGCACGGTTCTCTATGTCACCGAGAACGGTGCGGCCTACGACGACGAGCTGGTCGTCGAGGGTGCCGAGAAGCGCGTGCACGACGCCGACCGCGTGGAGTTCCTGCGCGGTCACCTCGGCGCGATCCTCGATGCCGCAGACGCGGGCGTCGATGTGCGGGGATACTTCTATTGGTCGCTCCTCGACAACTTCGAGTGGGCGTGGGGGTACGAGAAGCGGTTCGGCATCGTGCGCGTCGACTACGACACGCAGGAGCGCACGCCGAAGGACAGCGCTCTCGAGTACCGCCGGATCATCGGCGCCCGCGCCCTCGACCTGGCGCCCGCGCGCGCGGCGGCCGTCACGTCATAGCGTCCCGGACATAGCATCCGGGAGGAGGAAGAGAATGAGCGTCGAGGCGATGCGTTCGGCAGTCACGATCGAAGAGGTCGCCGCAGCGGCGGGGGTCTCGCGGTCCACGGTGTCGCGCGTGGTGAACGGCTCGACGGCGGTGAGCCCCGAGGCTCTGCAGTCGGTGACGCGAGCGATCGCCGAGCTCAACTACGTTCCGAACCGCGCCGCGCGGTCGCTGGCGAGCCAGAAGACCCACGCGGTCGCGCTGATCGTCCCCGAAGACACCACACGGTTCTTCGGTGACCCCTTCTTCGCGGCCATCGTGTCGGGGATCAACTCCCGCCTGAGCCGCTCGGACTACGTGCTCAACCTCTTCATCGCGAGCGATGACCCGGGCGACAAGACTACGAGCTACGTCCGCAGCGGCGCCGTCGACGGCGCCATCGTCGTCTCGCACCACACCAGCGACACGTTCATCGACCGCATCGCGAGCGTCGTCCCGGTGGTCTACGGCGGCCGCCCGGTGCGCGAGCGCGAACGCGACTACTACGTCGACGTCGACAACGTGCGCGGGGCCTACGACGCGACCGTCTACCTGATCGAGAGCGGCCGCAAGCGCATCGCGACGATCACGGGTCCCCGCGACATGCCCGCCGGCGTCGACCGGCTGCAGGGCTACCGCGACGCGCTGGCGGCATGGGACCTCGACGAGATCGCCATCGAGGACGGCAACTTCACCGCCGACGGCGGTGCAGACGCGATGCGCCGCGTGCTCGCCACCGGTGCGAAGCCCGACGCGGTCTTCGTCGCGAGCGACCTCATGGCGCGCGGCGTGCTGACCGTGATCGCGGCGGAGGGCCTTCGTGTTCCGGAGGACATCGCGATCATCGGCTTCGACGACTCGCCGGTGGCGACCTCCGTCATCCCGCAGCTGACGACGGTGCGCCAGCCCTCCTTCGCGCAGGGGGAGCGCATGGCGACGGTGCTGCTCGACCTCCTCGCGGGGCGGCATCCGCGGCACGTCACGATCCTCGAGACCGAGCTGGTCGTCCGCGAATCGGTCTGACCGCGGGTTCCGGGAATCCTGGGTCAGCCGCGGCCCGGGACGGTGGCCTGCAGGAGGTTGCGCCAGGGGTCGTCGAACGACACGGTGCGACCGTCGTCGCGCGCCTCGAGGCCGTGGTGCCGCAGGCGCTCGGCGAGGGCGCCGAGGGCGTCGGCGTCGGGCAGGGCGAGGTCGACGCGGCCGAGGCCGAGCGCCGGCATCCGTGGTCCGGCACCGCGCGAGTTCCACACGTTCATCGCCATGTGGTGGTGGTAGCCGCCGGCGCTCACGAACAGCGCCTGGTCGCCCATCGCGGCGGTCTGGTCGAACCCCAGCGCGTCGACGTAGAACGCATGGGCACTCGCGACGTCGCCGACCGACAGGTGCACGTGTCCCACGGATGCCGCGTCCTGACCCGTCGCACCGCTCGCGGCCCGCTCGGTGAGGTGCTCGCGCAGGAAGGCGTTCGGGTCGAGGTGAAGGGTCGCCATCTCGATGCTGCCGTGCGTCCACGACCACTCGGTGCGGGCGCGGTCCCAGTAGAGCTCGATGCCGTTGCCCTCGGGGTCGGTCAGGTAGAACGCCTGGCTGACCAGGTGATCGGCCGATCCGCTGAACGTGTGCGGGGCGTGCTGGGCGACGCTGTACAGCGCGGCCGCGAGGGCCTCCTGCGTCTCGAAGAGGATGGCGGTGTGGAACAAGCCCGCCGCGCCGGGCGCCGCGTGGCGCAGCGCCGGCTCGTGCCGCAGCACGACCACGGCGCGACCGGCTCGTCCGAGCACGACCTCGTCGCCGTCGGCGGCGAGCACCTGCAGCGTGATGACGTCGCGGTAGAACGCCGTCATGCCGTCCAGGTCGCCCACGAGGAGCGTCACGGCTCCCATCGACGTGTCGGCGGAGAGACGGTCGGCCGCCGCGAGTTGTGTATTCACACGAATGAGAACCGCCGGCATCCGCCCTTCATTCCCCTGCACGACGGGTCGAGGTCGCCCGGAGACCCGGAGTCAGCTGGGTTTGGGGCGCACCGCGACCGTTTGGGGCGCGCGCGACACGCCCCGAACGACCGCGGCGCGCCCCAAACCCGAGAAGGACGGTGGATGTCGCCACCCAGGTGGACTCAAGGGCCTCGGGT
This window harbors:
- a CDS encoding family 1 glycosylhydrolase; protein product: MTTAIPRAFPSDFLFGAATAAFQIEGAAHEDGRRDSIWDAFCRVPGAVINGDNGDVACDHYHRYAGDVALMKHLGLQTYRFSTSWSRVRPDGGAVNPQGVDFYKRLTDELLDAGILPWLTLYHWDLPQALQEQGGWANRDTADLFTEYALTMHDALGDRVNVWTTLNEPWCSSFLSYTAGLHAPGHYSVEEGVLAAHHLLLGHGQAVRELRARDASLKLGITLNLTVAEPVDANDPADADAARRIDGQFNRWFLDPIFRAEYPADVVEDIRKVDAAAVAAWESAVRPGDLETIATPIDTLGVNYYHGEYVGGHEPVNPPIGGDAPTDRPGRSPYPSHEGIFWHERGLARTPMQWEVQPEGLTTLLHRVWDEYAQSACTVLYVTENGAAYDDELVVEGAEKRVHDADRVEFLRGHLGAILDAADAGVDVRGYFYWSLLDNFEWAWGYEKRFGIVRVDYDTQERTPKDSALEYRRIIGARALDLAPARAAAVTS
- a CDS encoding VOC family protein; translation: MGAVTLLVGDLDGMTAFYRDVITLQVLAADGDEVVLGRAGRAVVVLRHEPALRHAAPGAAGLFHTAILFETQEALAAALYSVAQHAPHTFSGSADHLVSQAFYLTDPEGNGIELYWDRARTEWSWTHGSIEMATLHLDPNAFLREHLTERAASGATGQDAASVGHVHLSVGDVASAHAFYVDALGFDQTAAMGDQALFVSAGGYHHHMAMNVWNSRGAGPRMPALGLGRVDLALPDADALGALAERLRHHGLEARDDGRTVSFDDPWRNLLQATVPGRG
- a CDS encoding sugar ABC transporter permease, whose protein sequence is MTSTATRPTASGPDDRPKPERAPRVLSFSHRMSRWDLKVSPYLYISPFFILFAIVGLFPIVYTAVISFQEWDLVRNSGTFVGFDQYIWILSQADFWVALRNTFSIFLLSSVPQIVLALFIAAMLDRNIRAKTFWRMSVLLPYVMAPVAVALIFSNMFGDNHGLVNNILTSVGLDPIAWHKDPFWSHIAIATMVNFRWTGYNALILLAAMQAVPREYYEAATVDGANAFRQFWSITLPSLKPTLIFVVITSTIGGLQIFDEPRMFDTFGRGGAANQWLTITLYLYNIGWGEFNFGRAAALAWILFIIILAIGLINLGITRRLVRDEGGRGVIQRRRRRKGAQQ
- a CDS encoding LacI family DNA-binding transcriptional regulator; this encodes MSVEAMRSAVTIEEVAAAAGVSRSTVSRVVNGSTAVSPEALQSVTRAIAELNYVPNRAARSLASQKTHAVALIVPEDTTRFFGDPFFAAIVSGINSRLSRSDYVLNLFIASDDPGDKTTSYVRSGAVDGAIVVSHHTSDTFIDRIASVVPVVYGGRPVRERERDYYVDVDNVRGAYDATVYLIESGRKRIATITGPRDMPAGVDRLQGYRDALAAWDLDEIAIEDGNFTADGGADAMRRVLATGAKPDAVFVASDLMARGVLTVIAAEGLRVPEDIAIIGFDDSPVATSVIPQLTTVRQPSFAQGERMATVLLDLLAGRHPRHVTILETELVVRESV
- a CDS encoding carbohydrate ABC transporter permease, coding for MSAISTPPLAVVEENLPNARRNRRTTKIRGVRAGFWVYLGLGVVIVSAIFPYYWSFLIGSGDATTINDPNMSWLPGGNFIANALAVVNDPAVNFWLALWNSIFSSTVIAASVVIFSTLAGWAFAKLRFPGGKWLLAFVVATMAVPMQLGVVPLYLLFSDLGWTGQIGAIIIPALTSAFGVFWMTQYLSQTVPDELIEAARVDGASMIRTFWTVGVTAARPAAAMLFLFTFVGAWNQFFWPFIVLDRQSPTLPVALSLLQSNYFVDYSIVLAGVLLATIPLLILFALAGKQLVSGIMAGAVKG
- a CDS encoding ABC transporter substrate-binding protein codes for the protein MAIAAFSASAIVLAGCAGGNDDAGSEDGEITLTLATFNDFGYDDELLQEYMDENPNVKIVHNKAAITDDARTNFFAKLGKEGLADIEAVEVDWFAEAMQYSDLLAEVPDSAKGRWVEWKEEAATDADGRLVGFGTDIGPQAVCYRADLFAAAGLPSTPDEVASAIDGDWDTFFDLADQYKAATGKPMLDSANSAFQGIVNQVEFPYDEPDGTVVATSNPEIEAAYNLVVERGIPNSAYSGQWSDDWNASMANGEFAAMLCPPWMLGIISGNAPEVTGWEIANAFPNGGGNWGGSYLTVPANGKNVEAALALADWLTAPEQQEKTFVNVGAFPSAVDAQAAPSITDSTNEYYADAPTGSIFADRSEAITVTPYKSADYFKYNTALQDAITRVFDGVEDAQTSWDTYVAEVEAF